One Pseudodesulfovibrio cashew DNA window includes the following coding sequences:
- the tsaB gene encoding tRNA (adenosine(37)-N6)-threonylcarbamoyltransferase complex dimerization subunit type 1 TsaB: MTSVASSHKSSGLVLAMGGTEERLQLALGQPVPGGWRMLASREWTVPGESIRFLVPGLKETLDGFGLTVRDIDRIACIRGPGSFTGLRLVLAAAEGLAAGSGAALAGLEYLPLLAAGPAPLITGPLHVLTYARRGLVYLQSFAAPSLETLHPLCSLPLAEAAKTVKFLGEQGHLMGSGLRKNPEFFAELAADCPGYVMLPSRWDNASPEMLLDAALHADYASASIEPVYVRATDAEDNLPNIAKKRGLDPDEAKRRLEELQRS; the protein is encoded by the coding sequence ATGACTTCCGTCGCATCCTCTCATAAATCGTCCGGCCTGGTCCTGGCCATGGGTGGGACCGAGGAACGGCTGCAACTGGCACTGGGACAACCCGTGCCCGGCGGCTGGCGCATGCTCGCCTCCCGGGAATGGACAGTACCGGGTGAGTCCATCCGCTTTCTCGTTCCCGGCCTGAAGGAGACCCTGGACGGCTTTGGCCTCACGGTCCGGGACATCGACCGCATCGCCTGCATTCGCGGCCCCGGCAGCTTCACCGGCTTGCGGCTGGTGCTCGCCGCTGCCGAAGGGCTGGCCGCAGGATCCGGGGCGGCACTTGCCGGGCTCGAATACCTGCCGCTCCTTGCCGCAGGTCCCGCACCACTCATTACCGGTCCGCTCCATGTCCTGACCTATGCCAGGCGAGGGCTGGTCTACCTGCAATCCTTTGCCGCGCCTTCGCTGGAAACGCTGCACCCGCTCTGCTCCCTGCCCCTGGCCGAAGCGGCCAAGACGGTCAAATTCCTAGGGGAGCAAGGCCACCTCATGGGCAGCGGCCTACGCAAAAATCCCGAATTTTTCGCCGAACTGGCAGCGGACTGCCCCGGCTATGTCATGCTCCCCTCCCGTTGGGACAACGCCTCCCCGGAGATGCTCCTGGACGCAGCCCTGCATGCCGACTACGCCTCCGCCTCCATTGAACCGGTCTACGTCCGCGCCACGGACGCCGAGGACAACCTGCCGAACATCGCCAAGAAACGCGGCCTGGACCCGGACGAGGCCAAGCGGCGGCTGGAAGAACTGCAACGGAGCTGA
- a CDS encoding hydantoinase B/oxoprolinase family protein, whose translation MPINPILLEVFKNRFSSIAEEMGVTLTHTAFSPNIKERRDLSCGVFDSSGDMIAQAAHIPVHLGSMPLSVKAAMRALPEDEGFEPGDMVMLNDPFRGGTHLPDITVVAPVFAEGSTKPDFYVANRAHHADVGGMTSGSMPLSTSLFQEGLIIPPVRIIRRGMINRDILAMVLSNVRTPAEREGDFAAQFMANTTGVRRMIECIGKYGLDTCREYGAALMDYSERITRQAIAAIPDGTYDFEDCLDGDGVRTMDIFIRLRLTVNDDMAKLDFSDSDDQAEGSINAVRAITLSCVLYVFRALAAQDIPANAGCMRPVEVITREGSAVDALFPAAVAGGNVETSQRIVDVILGALSTAMPERIPAASQGTMNNVTIGNPHGPAPFAYYETLAGGMGASPGGPGESAVHSHMTNTLNTPVEALEYAYPFLVREYAVRRDTGGEGQHRGGDGMIRDIELTAPCEGTVLSERRNHAPFGANGGEPGAPGQNTLTRDGKTEELPGKFHRELRPGDRLRIETPGGGGYGAKQS comes from the coding sequence ATGCCGATCAACCCCATCCTTCTCGAAGTCTTCAAGAACCGGTTCTCCTCCATCGCCGAGGAAATGGGCGTCACCCTGACCCACACCGCGTTCTCGCCCAACATCAAGGAGCGTCGCGACCTCTCCTGCGGCGTGTTCGACTCAAGCGGCGACATGATCGCCCAGGCCGCGCACATCCCAGTGCACCTGGGGTCCATGCCCCTTTCCGTCAAAGCCGCCATGCGCGCCTTGCCGGAGGATGAGGGATTCGAACCCGGAGATATGGTCATGCTCAACGACCCGTTCCGGGGCGGCACCCACCTGCCGGACATCACCGTTGTCGCTCCGGTCTTTGCCGAGGGGAGCACCAAGCCGGATTTCTATGTGGCCAACCGCGCCCACCACGCAGATGTGGGCGGCATGACCTCCGGGTCCATGCCGCTCTCCACTTCCCTGTTCCAGGAAGGGCTTATTATCCCGCCCGTACGCATCATCCGGCGAGGCATGATCAATCGGGATATCCTGGCCATGGTACTGTCCAACGTGCGCACCCCGGCAGAACGCGAGGGAGACTTCGCGGCCCAGTTCATGGCCAACACCACCGGGGTCCGGCGCATGATCGAGTGCATTGGCAAATACGGTCTGGACACCTGCCGGGAATACGGTGCGGCGCTGATGGACTATTCCGAGAGGATCACGCGCCAAGCCATCGCGGCCATCCCGGACGGGACCTACGACTTCGAGGACTGTCTGGACGGAGACGGAGTCAGGACGATGGACATCTTCATTCGCCTGAGACTGACCGTGAACGACGACATGGCAAAACTGGATTTCAGCGACTCAGACGATCAGGCCGAAGGAAGCATCAACGCTGTCCGCGCCATCACCCTCTCCTGCGTGCTCTACGTCTTCCGCGCCCTGGCAGCGCAGGACATTCCGGCCAACGCGGGCTGCATGCGGCCGGTGGAGGTCATCACCCGAGAGGGCTCGGCGGTGGACGCACTGTTCCCGGCGGCAGTGGCGGGAGGCAATGTGGAGACCTCCCAGCGCATCGTGGACGTCATCCTCGGTGCATTATCGACGGCCATGCCCGAACGCATCCCGGCGGCCAGCCAGGGGACCATGAACAACGTGACCATAGGCAACCCGCACGGCCCCGCCCCCTTCGCCTATTACGAGACCCTGGCGGGCGGCATGGGTGCCTCTCCGGGCGGCCCTGGCGAATCCGCGGTCCACTCGCACATGACCAACACCCTGAACACGCCGGTAGAGGCCCTGGAATACGCCTATCCGTTCCTGGTCCGAGAGTATGCCGTCCGGCGCGACACGGGCGGCGAAGGCCAACACCGGGGCGGCGACGGCATGATCCGCGACATCGAATTGACCGCGCCCTGCGAAGGCACCGTGCTCTCCGAACGGCGCAACCACGCCCCCTTCGGCGCGAACGGGGGCGAACCGGGCGCTCCGGGTCAGAACACCCTCACTCGCGACGGCAAGACCGAAGAACTACCGGGTAAATTCCACCGCGAACTCCGCCCCGGCGACCGCCTGCGCATCGAAACCCCGGGCGGCGGCGGATACGGCGCCAAACAATCCTGA
- the rseP gene encoding RIP metalloprotease RseP — MITSAIAIVLALGGLIFFHELGHFAVARMLGMGVKAFSLGFGPKLLGFTSGRTDYKLSLIPLGGYVALAGETGEEDEDFPEDELFSNRPAWHRMLVVAAGPFFNFLLAFLIYWFLLLAQGQGIILPTVGGVMPDSPAAAAGIQPNDHILAIDGAPIDSWGALVTTIRKGGENDLAFTVKRNDETLTLHVTPKINTVKNLFGEKVTAPLVGITQGGKVEYYPVEGLGIQAALEQTWRMAVVVVKGFVSIIERLIPVESIGGPIMLAQMVHTSAQSGIFDLLAMVAIISVNLAIINLLPIPVLDGGHILFFTIETIIRRPLNEKWKGIAMRFGILLLLMLMALAIFNDFRRILS, encoded by the coding sequence ATGATAACCAGCGCTATCGCCATTGTTCTCGCCCTCGGCGGCTTGATTTTCTTCCACGAACTCGGACACTTCGCAGTCGCCCGCATGCTCGGCATGGGAGTCAAGGCCTTCTCTCTCGGCTTCGGCCCCAAGCTGCTCGGCTTCACTTCTGGCAGAACGGACTACAAGCTGTCCCTCATTCCCCTGGGCGGCTACGTGGCTCTGGCCGGAGAAACCGGCGAAGAGGACGAGGATTTTCCCGAGGATGAACTCTTTTCCAACCGTCCTGCCTGGCACCGCATGCTTGTAGTGGCCGCCGGCCCCTTCTTCAACTTCCTGCTCGCCTTTCTCATCTACTGGTTCCTCCTGCTGGCCCAGGGCCAAGGCATCATCCTGCCCACCGTGGGCGGCGTCATGCCCGACTCGCCTGCTGCTGCGGCGGGCATCCAACCCAACGACCACATCCTGGCCATCGACGGCGCCCCAATCGACTCCTGGGGGGCGCTTGTCACCACCATTCGCAAGGGTGGAGAAAATGATCTTGCCTTCACCGTCAAGCGCAATGATGAAACCCTCACCCTGCATGTGACGCCCAAGATCAACACCGTCAAGAACCTGTTCGGCGAAAAGGTAACAGCGCCTCTGGTGGGCATCACCCAAGGGGGCAAGGTTGAATATTACCCGGTTGAGGGGCTGGGAATCCAGGCTGCCCTGGAGCAAACCTGGAGAATGGCTGTGGTCGTGGTGAAGGGATTCGTCTCAATCATCGAACGCCTCATCCCGGTGGAAAGCATCGGCGGCCCGATCATGCTCGCCCAGATGGTGCACACCTCGGCCCAATCCGGCATCTTCGACCTGCTGGCCATGGTGGCGATAATCTCCGTCAACCTGGCCATCATCAATCTGCTGCCCATCCCGGTGCTGGACGGAGGACACATCCTGTTCTTTACCATTGAAACCATCATCCGTCGCCCGCTGAACGAAAAGTGGAAGGGGATCGCCATGCGCTTCGGCATCCTCCTGCTGCTCATGCTCATGGCCCTGGCCATCTTCAATGACTTCCGTCGCATCCTCTCATAA